Genomic DNA from Lactuca sativa cultivar Salinas chromosome 8, Lsat_Salinas_v11, whole genome shotgun sequence:
TTGAGTTGTgtgtaagtattatcattgaaaaccttcagttgtcaaagtacagtaataaatctcatgtaagtaacatagatgaagaaaagttatgcctgttaaCAGTAGTAGTGAtgcaaacttccattagtaatagatatttacttacttcgggatgttagcttagacttgAGTCTTAGTGTATTATGTAGGTTAAAGGTGTAACCCCTCAGGTGACCAGACTGAAGTGATAATAGagaacccgatgaccttcccggtcatgtatagtgtagtgatgtagtgccacccctgagcctagtcggctcggactgtagctagcagtcgggatgtaatagtgtctgtcccgtatagatctatacgtgtagTGATGCCTTCCATTcggaaagccctggtcacataGTGTAAGCGTAgtagagtgtcttatagagggatagtgtgttatactctggattcgTGTATTCTTCGGTATTATAGTATAGTAGTCCTTTATATAGTTCTTAGAGTTTTCTCTTATACGTGTAATAATTTGTCGTAATAGCCGTTATAGTGAGTATAGcagtagtagaggtaacgagtagtagtcttagctatacctattatagctaactAGAGTGTTTGATTTCCAGCCTTTGAATAATAAAGGTATTGTAtgggatgaagactttcatatctaacactaatatacatgatatataactaagaaatcaacgacaatcggtcggataaccgataccctaagaccacatcaaacaagaacaggaaataaggcgagctatcggtcctaagtccttcaagccttacttatataaatatattagtgtagatatattttaaaaagaaaagtgaatttaaacacagttttaaaagcagtttaataacaattttattttaaaatgcaaTTGACAATCAACTAAAACAGTTTTATCGGAAAGCGGTTAAAAGTGTGGAGAAATCCCTTTTTGATGAAAATTGGTGAATCACATATGACTTAATAATAAATCCTGTAgcattatacttgtatcccccccttaaaacatgtaaaaacagttgaaaaggttcattaaggggtatgaactcacctgtagcaagtggatcgggtggaagtgtcggatAGGGGTTAAGTGTCAGCTCGGGACTGGagaacacgcgaggttcctatgtaatatgaagagatatataattgtatctaattagacattgaACTACTAATTATTTCAGTATAtacacttctagtcgcgaaaacacttcaattcaagtgtttggagtgacccgagtgacatctatggacgtataaggcttggatatggagtttactcttcaagagtaaactcccaagagagtttatggccctaataactcactccccatgagtttacggccgtaaaatcatggtggggCATTCTAGGGTGCCAAATGGCCTAATAACATTTGAGAGGTGTTGCTAGTTTTGGTTCTAGGGCTTTGGAAAGTAATTTGGACattctaaggaccatttgaggagtttacggaagTAAACTAGGATTTTAAGGCCGTAAAATCTTATGTGTCCATTCAAAATGTGCTTTGGTGGTCCTaagtcaatcacatatgattccaactcattttacaagcaaaggggtgaatttagggcaccatttaacccatttataggagtttacggcccaggaacccatccttggggggtttacggtcgtgaactcctaagggagttgttttcatcatgtttaaggcttctaattcgtttgtggttgcttctagatatTAGATcaaggcttatgaggtgtgtaaatggcattttaacaccttaaaaggagtttactacccatgaaagggtgtttacagcccaagcatgttcttgggcagtaaccTCATGTTTACTCACTaaatgatgagttcaaggtgttccaagtccaatccaataagtccttaagtcgtatctaagctctaaaggtggtttggaagagttttaaggctcaaaaaccccatttacatgtgttcacggcctaaggatgttccagggccgtaaacacatgtttatggtcccatTCCACGATTTGAACACGAAAtcgaaggctaaagatgttatactatgagctaggatagttgtcttaccgatttggagcttgatttggatgatttttggatcAAACTTGGCTTTCTagtgagagagtagagagagagtagagagagggtgaGAAAATTCAAAATGAAGTTATATtcaactttaaatatggtttaggTTTGACacacggtgaaattctacccgataccgacgttaaacggggcttatgGTTGCACCCGATTAAATTGTCGCAATTTAATGTTTTTGTAACTAAAACTTCTTAAAAGTATATTTAGGGTGTTTCCCGTATTCTTAATTTACTCCTACCTTTACGAAGTCATAGTAAAAGTACAAATTTTATTTGTTTGATCCCGATGTTAACGGAAAAGTTAAATAAATACGAGTTCTATTAACGGAAAACGGTTTACGGTGACGGAatagtttcgggttgtcacaaaaatggAGGCCTATGCCATGGAATGGAGCCATAGCGGGGTAAAGCTAGCAACCCTGAGCCTCTAAAGCTCAATAGTGCCCAAATCTAAAGTCCAATACATCCTCAAAGGCTTAATACTCggattaacccttgaaatggCCCAAATATGACAAAATACAAGCTAAGAAGAGgatctagatgaataacagccaaggcataagctttatacctccaaacaTTCTGAAATGCTACCCAAGATCTAGATCTACTGCCTCTTCTTGAATCACCAAGGGTTTCCTTCTTTCTTCTAGCTTCAAATCACTAAAAAATGGCAAGGAAAGCTTAAGAACACTCAATGGATGCTTAGGGTTTCGAGAGTAGGTGAGgggagtgatggaggctggggtggaggcctgaaatgatgtttaaatagggcactaagtcccgaaattagggttttccaacccatacctgactcgccgagccagtctccccgactcgtcgagtcggttactTAATCCGCAACACAGGAcatgctccgactcgtcgagttctcccttggactcgacgagttgaccctttgacttagggtttttctTTCCCCTTCTTGGTGTTGCTAGATTAGGGGTGTTAcataaaacttatacatataatgttgatttcgtttttcattttttatacattttttggggttttgttttgttttttttttttttttttcatagatttcttcatcaacaaatgttgttaAAATTTAGCAAAAATACATAATATGCTAAACCATAATAGAAGAtgaaagtttgttcacatttagttattgaacttttttttagagggaaacgaacttcgGTCATAAGGttaaatgtgaacagtttcaatagttcagtggcaaatagaaaatgaaaaaaagtGTAGTGActaaaatgtgaacaaaatcgaaagtttgttaccctttcaagtcattatcccttgtaCAAAGGTTGCAAATTTCCTCCCCATGGTAAATATGTCTCCTAAGAGACTTGAACCCATGACCTCTCATTTGAGATGATCACTCCTTACCGCTAGGTCAAAGGCCTTTTGGTTTTCTTTTCTAATTAGATATTGATTTGTTCACATCAGACTTCAAAAAgaactattttattttttaaaattattttaggTGTTTAATCTCACACACACAATCACGATACAACGTCTGTCGCTACTCCTCCAAACGACTCTTATTGGTAGCATGCAAAAAATCAAATTGTGGCATATGAGTATTCAGAAGAAGGCAAAAGACAAATTTTAATTCCAATTTAAAAGAATAATAAGACATTTCATCATTTAATAGGAAAATTATACAAATTATACGAATGCATACTAAAAATAGAAAACTGAAATTTTGGTCCATATGTGTTTCCTATTACTCTTAGTGCATTTCAATGACATAAAATTGTTGATTTGgtctttttaatcaaatttagttgtTGGTTTTGTTGtcatcaacatatatatatatatatatatatatatatatatatatatatatatatatatatacacacacacagagagagagagaatcaatatcaaataagaaggaaatttttggtaggaaggtaagaagttttttttctacatatttttttcgcgaacaaacaaaatgaatcattagatgattcatttgtaagatgattcacaaaaaaacatctcgatgattcatttatacaatgattttgttgttattcactaaaattgtcacaaaagtgaattttttcttaatttacttaaaaatgaatcataaagatgtttttttgggaattttttcttgtgaatcatcttacaaatgaatcatctagtgattcatttcttttgttcgtcaaaaaaatatgtagaaaaaaaaactttttaccttcctaccaaaaaaaatttcttaccggatctatatcctatatcctatatatatatatatatatatatatatatatatatatatatatatatatatatatatatatatatatatatatatatatatataaaagtcatCTCTTCTAATAATAAAAGAAAGTGGAGTTTGAGATTTACTGTTGATTTTTTGGtgaattttttgaattttatctTGAAAAAATACATGACACTATATATGAAAAACTCTATAAAAAATTAAGAGGAGATGACCTCacttaaaaaatataattatatttttggtccttttttaaGAAAGAATAAAACATCCATCCTGGTATTTTCCACTAAATAGACTCAACTGTTAAGTGTGTTTTGGTTTCTAATAATTGACAGATGTCCTATCGAGTTTAGGTGACTCATATAATGTAACTGACACGATTCTTCTACATCGACTCTACACTCCTTGGAACGAGACGATTTAGCCTCCCTTTTCTTTTTATTCTATGTTTTACCTTCACCGCTTATTCCATTATTACTATATAAAAAACTGACGTTCTTCTCCACCACTTTCTCTACCGACCAACTGCATCCACGATTTGGTATAACTATTGAATATTGTTCGCCACCGTCTTCTTTACCACCAGTCGGTTACCTCCACGCTTGGAATGAGTCTATATCACCACTGCTTACTACTTTGTACTATCTTCGTATACCCATTTTTTTTTCACCGATGTTTCTTTCGACAATCCCTATTACATCCCGTCTTCCAATAGCCATATGTCTTCTCTCTTCCCCTTCATCTTTCCTTCTCTACAAACATATCGGGTTAGGAGATATCAACTCATTTCCACCAATTTTAGgtcaaaaatagaaaaatataatatttatatttttctttctaGTACGCAACTTCCTTAGGTGTGCGACAACAGTGGTTTAGCATACAACAATTTTACACAACATGGCTAAGAAAAATACATCTAAACTGTCTTCCACAATCCTCACCACAAGCTCTTTTAAAACAAAACCCTATAAATCTCGTCATTCTGCATCATAAGGTTAATTGCTAGTACGTTTAGTCCTAAAAtgatctcttcttcaacttcaatTTCATGATCCTAATTTCGACTACGTTCGTGAACCCTAATCCAGTAAAGCAAAGCAACATGTGCCATTTAGGTTTTGAATTACGATTTTCATAAATTTGAACCCTCTTGTGGAACAATTTAAGTAAGTTTTGGGATTTCGGAGGATTTCAAATACTCaactatatgttttttttttcaatagcatgtacaattttttatttaatgaatTTGTTAAATTGTGGTTATTTGTTGCATATAATACCAATGGGTACTTGGAAAGTGGGAAGCTATTAGATTTGTAAATTATTTATGGTTTTGTGTTGGGTAACCATAATATGTTTGATTTTTGTATAAATGGTGCTTTCTATGAAATTTTAATAGGAATTTGAGCCTCTTGATTTAACAAGTTTCAAAAAAACTATTTACACAATATCCAATAGCATTAAACTTTGTCTTTGGTTCTGATGTTGGCCAAAAGATATTCAAAGCTTAAAGAttcctttattttatataaatagttGCTATTATAACTTAATATTTTCAAATATGTTTGGCATGTattattgctttttttttttgaaccaacaaatacaaatatactaatctactcctaaactaacacctaattccacctatgtccacgacgggacttgaaccctcgacctcaaagagggaggACACCACCCGATACCGCTGGGCTAGAAGCCATTTGGTATGTGTTACTGCTTTTGATTTGTATTTGTAGAAGTGTTGATGCTTCTTTGATGACTATAGTCATCATACATTTATTTTCTTGTCTTAATTAGGATAGAAGGTGTGATAAATTCAGGTTAGCATTCATTATTATAGAAAAAAGTAACTACAATACCACATTATAGATAAATCATTTAACTCTATCTATATGAAATCTTgacttaattgaattaattatGGAATTATAATATATCACTCTCGTTTTATAATGTATATAAGcacaaaattattttaaaaaaacttaGCATTGAATATTTTTATAATGTACTtctataatatttatttttatagggtttaggtcatttttggtcacttaacttttgattttgtactcatttggttACTTaattctttttaagttttaaaaggttatTAAACTTTTgaatttgtgctcatttagtcacttaacttctggtttggtcacttaacttttagatttgtACTCATTAAGTCACCTAatttttaaaattgtgctcatttagtcattaaacttttgaaattttttaaaagcttagtgactaaatgagcacaattttaaaagttatgtgactaaatgtgacaaaaccaaaagttaagtgactaaatgaacaCAAAGCCAAAAATTTGATTACCTtgtaaaacttaaaaagagttaaatgaccaaatgagtacaaaatcaaaaattaaatgaCCAAAAATAACGTAAACCCATTTTTTATAACATAAAGTTAATCATTAAAGGAGTCTTTTACCAAGTGCAAACCACATAATAAAGttacgttttttttttctttttctattgcAACTTGTTAATAGAACAAACCTTCCACTTTTATCAAACCGTACTTAGCAAACCACATAACTGCACTACTAAACGAGCTTCTTTCTTTAATACAATTTTCTTTCTCTCATATATTGCTAAAGAGTATCATTGATTTCATATAATAAAACGtacttttatacatgttttttgaAAGTAAAAAGCTTAATAAAACATCTGACAAGAATAGAAACGATGATAAGATGTCATATAAATGAATGAAAAAGGACACCAATATCATCAGAATACTAATCTGGTTTTATGGGTGTGAATCTTTCTCTCTTTTTCTTTTCTCTTGATGTCTTTTTGTTGTATAGTGGCGTTGTAGTTGTACTCTTTTACTAGTCTTGTTCTAGGGTTTTGCTTTGCTCAATGTGAAAAGGACTTGTCTTTTTCTCCACTAAAAGCCATTTCGGTGTGTTCTTTTTACTTCAAAGTTCAAAGAGTCGACCTTTCTTTACAGGAGAGCAAAATACGAAAAGGGTATTTTCTTGTTCAAACAAAGAAATGTCTGCAGAGACTGGCGTAACATTCCCTTACTTTCAAAGTTTCTCACCTGATGTTCAACAATTCGATGATCTATGTTACTCACACAAATCCAATTCGTGCTTGGTAATTGACTAATTTCACTTTTACTACTTCTATTCACATTTAATTCTTCTATTTGATTGTATCGAGCAATTGGTTCATCTTGTTGATTTCAATGGTGACGCTTTGGGCTTtttcagaattagggttttcgcAATCTTGAATTGTAACTCATCGTAATTGATAGGTTTTTTCCTAATAATTGCTCGGTCCATTTTCTGTTTCTAATACAGGGGAGTGTGGTTCAGAGCTCTGTTATATCAGATTTCGATTTTGGGGGTGAAGGAGATCTTTTCAAAGCTCAAGAACCGATGATCGAGCAACCATTGGTTACTGTTGACGCTATGTCGGCGATCACTTGTGGAGAAGACGACCTTTCTTCACAAGAACTCAGTGTAACAGATATCCAGTCGTTTCAAAACGATGCATCTCTGAATGAAATATTCCatgaattcaaagaaatcttggCAAAAGAAGCAACCGAAACTTCACCGCTTTCAGAGGTCTTGAACTATAAATTCCCAGTTAGAACAGACGAAATCCCGATTGTGAAAGAAAACGTGCATCCACCTGGACAGATCGTGAAAAGTGTGAGCTCGGATTGTTTAAGCTCGATGGAATGGGTTCAGCCTGGTGTTTTGAACACTATGGAAGTGAACTTTGCAAATGTTTATGGGATGCGAAGGGCGTTTAGTGAAGGAGACATaaaggttttatttttttttgtttatgtttctgcATGTAGTTGGAAAAACCATGATACATGAATCTCAATTACTCGAGTTTTCCATGACAGACTCTTGATAATGGCAATGGAAGCCATAGACAGCCACATCTCATGAGTGAACACACCATGGAAGACCGTTGGCAGAAGCTCTCAAGATACAGAAACAAGAAGACAAAGAGGAATTTCGGTAGAAAAATCAAGGTATACTTTTTCTTTTTATAATGTTATATATTAACCATGGTGCAGGGTATAACATATTGAAAAAATGGTTTCAGTATGCATGCAGAAAGGCATTAGCAGACAGTCAACCAAGGATCAGGGGAAGGTTTGCCAAGACAGAAGAAACTGAAATCTTGAGAAAGTTTTAATGTAGAAAATGTAAAGAAGGAGATGTAGCcaacctggtcaaagtcaaagcagGTTTTGTTAAATAAGGTTctattttagtttaattgtatgTTGTTATTAGATTAATTTCTTGTATATCCCAAATGTTAAACCCCAACTAGTTCTTGATATTCTCTTTACAAATTAGACTAGAACTAAAAGTACTTGTGTTGTTATGTATATATGTGATCTAAATGTATAATGTCACCTTGTaataaagaggtatgtaattttgGGAGTAATAAGAGCAAGTATATTGATAGAATGATAGTGAAAGGTGATGATTTGAGTTTGCATTGATCAATCGGATGTATATGGGGAGGTTTGAGGATTAATGAAGAATATTCCATAGATGATGATAAATTATTCCAAGTAAAATATCTGGATGATAATCATGTATATGCTTTAAGGAACTACTACATGGATTTGAAAC
This window encodes:
- the LOC111876291 gene encoding zinc finger protein CONSTANS-LIKE 16 yields the protein MSAETGVTFPYFQSFSPDVQQFDDLCYSHKSNSCLGSVVQSSVISDFDFGGEGDLFKAQEPMIEQPLVTVDAMSAITCGEDDLSSQELSVTDIQSFQNDASLNEIFHEFKEILAKEATETSPLSEVLNYKFPVRTDEIPIVKENVHPPGQIVKSVSSDCLSSMEWVQPGVLNTMEVNFANVYGMRRAFSEGDIKTLDNGNGSHRQPHLMSEHTMEDRWQKLSRYRNKKTKRNFGRKIKYACRKALADSQPRIRGRFAKTEETEILRKF